One Halostella salina genomic region harbors:
- a CDS encoding PAS domain S-box protein, whose translation MVAHGRRFAPSAETGFARTSQPGRRSSACASRRHSVRQSAEREPTGTAPYRGRSSWSPAPSVPVAISICCERMAVPMGSPLATSGVRDKLDKLNQQRPLTVLHVDDESAFADLVSVYLEREGDGIEVITETSPEAGLERLETEDIDCIVSDYDMPVTNGLEFLEAVREAYPDLPFILFTGKGSEEIASEAISAGVTDYLQKEGGTDQYTVLANRIENAVQQYHATQEIERGFSAIETAREGIAFLDDEGLFLYTNPAYAEVYGYDREEMIGEHWELLYPDEYVRQAHHEILPAVPEDGTWSGENIHHRKDGTRIIVSHALTYSRDGTLLCLIRDITAEKETEQTLERERQRFEKFVDAVEDYAIFALDPDGYITSWNRGAKQLKGYDEDEILGEHFSTFYPEEKTEEGYPAELLETALDAGSVEDTGWRVRKDGPEFWANVVITAVFNDDGQHQGFLKVTRDMTHQRTAHQALAAENDFLDRALDVLEDVFYALDSEGNIVRVTDRAVEITGYSRDELLSMAPADLFSPEDRPRIQDDIDGALETGSATTEAELLTKDGRTIPFEFRKRRLTDSDGNARLVGIGRDVSDLKRRERQLERQLDQFEHFGSVLSHDFRTPLNTAYGRLELAQETGDDEHLTQAEKPLDRLDELIEDLANVMREGELVGDVTAVAMEPCVRSVWESLETADATLTVETEGSIHADEKGLKRLLENLFKNALEHAGDGVHVTVGSLPDGFYIADDGPGVPDDDRERVFEAGYSTKENGSGFGMASVRQLVIAHGWEITATEGDDGGARFEITDVETSVGR comes from the coding sequence GTGGTCGCGCATGGCCGTCGGTTCGCCCCCTCGGCGGAAACGGGTTTCGCCCGAACGAGCCAGCCGGGCCGGCGTTCCAGCGCTTGTGCGAGCCGTCGACATTCCGTTCGGCAGTCGGCAGAGCGCGAACCGACCGGTACAGCACCCTACCGTGGCCGCAGTAGTTGGTCGCCCGCTCCGAGCGTCCCTGTGGCAATATCCATATGTTGTGAGCGAATGGCCGTACCTATGGGATCGCCGTTAGCGACCAGTGGAGTCCGTGACAAGCTGGATAAGTTAAATCAGCAGCGGCCTCTGACGGTACTCCACGTCGATGACGAATCGGCGTTTGCGGACCTTGTCTCCGTCTATCTCGAACGCGAAGGCGACGGGATCGAGGTGATAACCGAAACCAGCCCCGAGGCTGGACTGGAACGGCTCGAAACGGAGGATATCGACTGTATCGTCAGCGACTACGATATGCCGGTGACGAACGGGCTGGAGTTTCTGGAGGCCGTGCGGGAGGCGTATCCCGACCTTCCGTTCATCCTCTTCACCGGTAAAGGGAGCGAGGAAATAGCCAGCGAGGCGATCTCAGCGGGTGTTACGGATTATCTACAGAAGGAAGGGGGAACCGACCAGTACACGGTGCTCGCTAACCGTATCGAAAACGCCGTCCAACAGTACCACGCCACACAGGAGATCGAGCGGGGGTTTTCCGCTATCGAAACGGCGCGTGAAGGCATCGCGTTTCTCGACGACGAAGGGCTGTTTCTCTACACCAATCCGGCTTACGCGGAGGTGTACGGGTACGACCGCGAGGAGATGATCGGCGAACACTGGGAGCTACTCTATCCCGACGAGTACGTGAGGCAAGCGCATCACGAAATCCTCCCCGCCGTTCCCGAGGACGGCACCTGGTCCGGGGAAAACATCCATCACCGGAAGGACGGGACGCGGATAATCGTGAGCCACGCGCTCACCTACAGTCGCGACGGCACGCTCCTCTGTCTCATCCGCGATATCACCGCGGAGAAGGAGACGGAGCAAACGCTGGAACGGGAGCGCCAGCGGTTCGAGAAGTTCGTCGACGCGGTCGAGGACTACGCCATCTTCGCTCTGGACCCCGACGGGTACATCACCAGCTGGAACAGGGGGGCAAAACAACTGAAAGGATACGACGAGGACGAGATCCTCGGCGAACACTTCTCGACGTTCTACCCCGAAGAAAAAACCGAGGAGGGGTATCCTGCAGAGCTGTTGGAGACGGCGCTGGACGCAGGCTCGGTCGAAGATACGGGGTGGCGCGTTCGAAAGGACGGGCCGGAGTTCTGGGCAAACGTCGTCATTACGGCGGTTTTCAACGACGATGGGCAACATCAGGGGTTCCTCAAGGTCACGCGCGATATGACCCATCAGCGAACGGCGCACCAGGCGCTTGCGGCCGAAAACGACTTTCTCGACCGTGCACTCGACGTGCTTGAGGACGTCTTCTATGCGCTTGATAGCGAGGGGAACATCGTCCGTGTGACGGACCGTGCAGTAGAGATAACGGGCTATTCCCGCGATGAACTCCTGTCGATGGCTCCCGCGGACCTGTTTTCGCCCGAGGACCGCCCCCGAATCCAGGACGACATCGACGGAGCGCTCGAAACCGGGTCGGCGACGACCGAAGCGGAGCTGCTCACGAAAGACGGGCGCACTATCCCGTTCGAGTTCCGCAAGCGTCGACTTACTGATTCCGATGGGAACGCCCGTCTCGTCGGGATCGGCCGGGATGTCAGCGACCTCAAGCGCCGAGAACGGCAGTTGGAACGCCAGCTGGACCAGTTCGAGCACTTCGGGAGCGTCCTCTCGCACGACTTCCGGACCCCACTCAACACGGCGTACGGTCGGTTGGAACTGGCACAGGAGACCGGCGATGACGAACATCTCACACAGGCCGAGAAGCCACTCGACCGACTCGACGAACTCATCGAGGACTTGGCAAACGTCATGCGCGAGGGCGAACTCGTCGGGGACGTAACCGCGGTCGCGATGGAGCCGTGTGTCCGGTCCGTGTGGGAGTCGCTTGAGACGGCCGACGCAACGCTGACGGTGGAGACGGAGGGCTCGATTCACGCGGACGAAAAGGGACTCAAGCGACTGCTGGAGAACCTGTTCAAGAACGCCCTGGAACACGCCGGCGACGGCGTCCACGTGACTGTCGGCTCCCTTCCCGACGGGTTCTACATCGCGGATGACGGACCGGGGGTTCCCGACGACGACCGTGAGCGCGTCTTCGAAGCCGGCTACTCCACGAAGGAGAACGGCAGCGGGTTCGGGATGGCGAGTGTCCGTCAACTGGTCATCGCTCACGGCTGGGAGATCACCGCAACCGAGGGAGATGACGGAGGCGCTCGCTTCGAGATAACCGACGTCGAGACTTCCGTCGGTCGCTGA
- a CDS encoding single-stranded DNA binding protein, translating into MGEIEDVYADLDADVSEEEFREAVEEKVEQMGGLADEETAAMLIAHELDESEVSGVADVEPGMEDVEFTAKVTSVGELRTFERDGDDEDEGRVVNVDLADETGSIRVTFWDQLAEGATEELSVGDVIAIKGRPKEGYNGVEVNVSDVDPDADAEVDVQVQDTYRVEDLSLGLSNVNLAGKILDTDEVRTFDRDDGSEGKVSNLTLGDPTGKVRVTMWDGMADRAEELSDGVSVEVVDGYVRERDGALELHVGERGAVEAIDDEIEYSPESTPIETLEIGQTVDISGVVRSADPKRTFDRDDGSEGQVRNVRVQDDTGDVRVALWGPKADKEIAPGDEVALADVEIQDGWQDDIEASAGWQATVTVLDEGDGAPDTGSAAGGDSGGDDENVGLGAFGGDGSDDGDAVSTSEDASASTGGETAASADGGAAAAVAADGEETEFTGTVVQAGDPVVLDDGEETVSVDTDADVRLGQEVTVRGELSDGRIDADDVF; encoded by the coding sequence ATGGGCGAGATAGAGGACGTCTACGCGGACCTCGACGCCGACGTCTCGGAGGAGGAGTTCCGGGAGGCCGTCGAGGAGAAGGTCGAGCAGATGGGTGGGCTCGCCGACGAGGAGACCGCAGCGATGCTCATCGCCCACGAGCTCGACGAGAGCGAGGTCAGCGGCGTCGCCGACGTCGAGCCGGGGATGGAGGACGTGGAGTTCACCGCGAAGGTGACGTCGGTCGGGGAGCTGCGGACGTTCGAGCGCGACGGCGACGACGAGGACGAGGGGCGCGTCGTCAACGTCGACCTGGCCGACGAAACCGGGTCGATCCGTGTCACGTTCTGGGACCAGCTCGCCGAGGGCGCGACCGAGGAGCTGTCGGTCGGCGACGTGATAGCGATCAAGGGCCGGCCGAAGGAGGGGTACAACGGCGTCGAGGTCAACGTCAGCGACGTGGACCCCGACGCCGACGCGGAGGTCGACGTGCAGGTGCAGGACACCTATCGCGTCGAGGACCTCTCGCTCGGCCTCTCGAACGTGAACCTCGCCGGCAAAATCTTAGATACCGACGAGGTGCGCACGTTCGACCGCGACGACGGCAGCGAGGGCAAGGTGTCGAACCTGACGCTCGGCGACCCGACCGGGAAGGTCCGCGTGACGATGTGGGACGGGATGGCCGACCGCGCCGAGGAGCTGTCGGACGGCGTCTCCGTCGAGGTGGTCGACGGCTACGTCCGCGAGCGCGACGGAGCGCTCGAACTCCACGTCGGCGAGCGCGGTGCCGTCGAGGCGATCGACGACGAGATCGAGTACTCCCCGGAGAGCACGCCGATCGAGACCCTGGAGATCGGCCAGACGGTCGACATCAGCGGCGTCGTGCGCTCGGCCGACCCGAAGCGGACGTTCGACCGCGACGACGGCAGCGAGGGGCAGGTCCGCAACGTCCGCGTCCAGGACGACACCGGCGACGTGCGCGTGGCGCTGTGGGGCCCGAAGGCCGACAAGGAGATCGCGCCCGGCGACGAGGTCGCGCTCGCCGACGTGGAGATCCAGGACGGCTGGCAGGACGACATCGAGGCCTCCGCCGGCTGGCAGGCGACGGTGACGGTGCTGGACGAGGGTGACGGTGCGCCCGACACCGGTAGCGCCGCAGGAGGCGACTCGGGCGGCGACGACGAGAACGTCGGCCTCGGCGCGTTCGGCGGCGACGGGAGCGACGACGGCGACGCCGTAAGTACGAGCGAGGACGCGTCAGCCTCGACGGGCGGCGAGACGGCGGCCTCGGCGGACGGCGGCGCGGCCGCGGCGGTCGCCGCCGACGGCGAGGAGACGGAGTTCACCGGCACCGTCGTCCAGGCGGGCGACCCCGTCGTGCTGGACGACGGCGAGGAGACCGTCAGCGTCGACACCGACGCCGACGTGCGACTGGGGCAGGAGGTGACCGTCCGCGGCGAACTGTCGGACGGCCGGATCGACGCCGACGACGTGTTCTGA
- a CDS encoding histone, which yields MSVELPFAPVDTVIRRNAGDLRVSADAAEELARRIQTHGASLAVDAAGQATEDGRKTLMAADFGVGQVVDKEGLTLPVAPVDRIARQDIDDSYRVSMDARVALADILEDYADNVAAAAATLARHADRRTVKAEDIETYFKLFD from the coding sequence ATGAGCGTTGAGTTACCGTTCGCCCCCGTCGACACGGTCATCCGTCGCAACGCGGGCGACCTGCGGGTGAGCGCGGACGCCGCCGAGGAGTTGGCTCGCCGGATCCAGACCCACGGCGCGTCGCTGGCGGTCGACGCCGCCGGACAGGCGACCGAGGACGGCCGGAAGACGCTGATGGCCGCGGACTTCGGCGTCGGCCAGGTCGTCGACAAGGAGGGGCTGACGCTGCCGGTCGCCCCCGTCGACCGCATCGCGCGCCAGGACATCGACGACAGCTACCGCGTCTCGATGGATGCGCGGGTCGCGCTCGCTGACATTCTGGAGGACTACGCAGACAACGTTGCCGCGGCGGCGGCGACGCTCGCGCGACACGCCGACCGGCGAACCGTTAAGGCCGAGGACATCGAGACGTACTTCAAGCTCTTCGATTAG
- a CDS encoding histone deacetylase family protein, with protein sequence MKFGYSEVCLDHDTGARHPETPDRLRAIRERLKREHGVEYVDAAPADPAAVKAVHDPDYVAEFREFCDDGGGNWDPDTVAVERTWDAALKSAGLARWAAETALDGADGRGTPFALGRPPGHHAETDDAMGFCFVNNVAVAAGAALDGDADRVAVLDWDVHHGNGTQEIFYDRDDVFFASLHEDGIYPGTGAVDETGTGDGAGYTLNAPLPAGSGDADYAAVVEDAVAPALDVFDPDLLLVSAGFDAHRHDPISRMRVSTEGYGVLTDRVRDIAADTDAALGFVLEGGYGLDVLADGIAMVHDVFDGRQPMEPDDDVDDGVESLIDDIRRTHGLGEK encoded by the coding sequence ATGAAGTTCGGCTACAGCGAGGTCTGCCTCGACCACGACACGGGCGCGCGGCACCCGGAGACGCCGGACCGTCTCCGCGCGATCCGGGAGCGGCTGAAGCGCGAGCACGGCGTCGAGTACGTCGACGCCGCGCCCGCCGACCCGGCCGCCGTCAAGGCCGTCCACGACCCGGACTACGTCGCGGAGTTCCGCGAGTTCTGCGACGACGGCGGCGGCAACTGGGACCCCGACACCGTCGCCGTCGAGCGCACGTGGGACGCCGCGCTCAAGAGCGCGGGCCTCGCACGGTGGGCCGCCGAAACCGCCCTCGACGGCGCGGACGGGCGGGGGACGCCGTTCGCGCTCGGTCGACCGCCCGGCCACCACGCCGAGACGGACGACGCGATGGGGTTTTGCTTCGTCAACAACGTCGCCGTCGCCGCGGGAGCGGCGCTCGACGGCGATGCCGACCGCGTCGCGGTCCTCGACTGGGACGTCCACCACGGCAACGGCACCCAGGAGATATTCTACGACCGCGACGACGTGTTCTTCGCCTCGCTCCACGAGGACGGGATCTACCCCGGCACCGGCGCGGTCGACGAGACCGGGACGGGCGACGGGGCCGGCTACACGCTGAACGCGCCGCTACCGGCCGGGTCCGGCGACGCCGACTACGCCGCCGTGGTTGAGGACGCGGTCGCGCCGGCGCTCGACGTGTTCGACCCCGACCTCCTGCTCGTGAGCGCCGGGTTCGACGCCCACCGCCACGACCCGATCTCACGGATGCGGGTGTCGACGGAGGGGTACGGCGTCCTCACCGACCGGGTCCGCGACATCGCCGCGGACACCGACGCCGCGCTCGGGTTCGTCCTCGAAGGCGGCTACGGGCTGGACGTGCTGGCCGACGGCATCGCGATGGTACACGACGTGTTCGACGGCCGGCAGCCGATGGAGCCGGACGACGACGTCGACGACGGCGTCGAGTCGCTGATCGACGATATCCGACGGACTCACGGACTGGGCGAGAAGTAA
- the cca gene encoding CCA tRNA nucleotidyltransferase, with amino-acid sequence MTDDDAFRTVTRAVREEIDPDPEERERLAAAADELVERSEAAVADIGVDADALLVGSTARGTWISGDRDIDVFVRFPADLDRETLEEYGLRVGNEVLPDGHEEYAEHPYVTGEFRGFDVDLVPCFDVESATEIQSAVDRTPFHTEYLRERLDDDSTADVRLAKQFLKGVDAYGSDLRTRGFSGYLTELLVLEYGGFREFVEAAADWHPPVRLDPEDHGTATFGDPLVVIDPTDPERNVAAVLSQDNVARVQHYARELLADPRTDLFFPDPPESLSADAVREHVERRGTTPVAVRFDAPDVVEDQLYPQLRKSLAGVTDELDRRGFDVLRSAAFAADDAVLFAELAVAERPSVERHEGPPVHVRDHAAGFYDKYAEGAAYGPFVDGDRYVVERERNHRTAAAFLRSDALFDVALGAAVEDELSAGYDVLVGDEVAELADAYGRELARYFSPSP; translated from the coding sequence ATGACCGACGACGACGCGTTCCGCACGGTGACGCGGGCGGTCCGCGAGGAGATAGACCCCGACCCCGAGGAACGCGAGCGGCTTGCCGCGGCGGCGGACGAACTCGTCGAGCGCAGCGAGGCGGCCGTCGCGGACATCGGCGTCGACGCCGACGCCCTGCTCGTCGGGAGCACGGCGCGGGGCACCTGGATCAGCGGCGACCGCGACATCGACGTGTTCGTCCGGTTCCCGGCCGACCTCGACCGCGAGACCCTCGAGGAGTACGGCCTCCGCGTCGGGAACGAGGTCCTCCCCGACGGCCACGAGGAGTACGCCGAACACCCCTACGTCACCGGCGAGTTCCGCGGGTTCGACGTGGATCTGGTCCCCTGCTTCGACGTGGAATCGGCGACCGAGATCCAGTCCGCGGTCGACCGGACGCCGTTCCACACCGAGTACCTGCGCGAGCGACTGGACGACGACAGCACCGCGGACGTCCGCCTCGCCAAGCAGTTCCTGAAGGGGGTCGACGCGTACGGGAGCGACCTCCGAACTCGCGGGTTCAGCGGCTACCTCACGGAACTCCTCGTACTGGAGTACGGCGGTTTCCGCGAGTTCGTCGAGGCGGCGGCCGACTGGCACCCGCCGGTCCGGCTGGACCCCGAGGACCACGGGACGGCAACGTTCGGCGACCCGCTCGTCGTGATCGACCCGACGGACCCCGAGCGCAACGTCGCGGCGGTGCTCTCGCAGGACAACGTCGCCCGCGTCCAGCACTACGCCCGGGAACTGCTGGCCGACCCCCGGACCGACCTGTTCTTCCCCGATCCGCCGGAGTCGCTCTCGGCCGACGCGGTCCGCGAGCACGTCGAGCGCCGCGGGACGACGCCCGTCGCGGTACGGTTCGACGCGCCGGACGTGGTCGAGGACCAGCTCTACCCGCAGCTCCGCAAGTCGCTCGCCGGCGTGACCGACGAACTCGACCGCCGCGGGTTCGACGTGCTCCGCTCCGCGGCCTTCGCCGCCGACGACGCCGTCCTGTTCGCCGAACTCGCCGTCGCCGAGCGCCCGTCCGTCGAGCGCCACGAGGGGCCGCCGGTCCACGTCCGCGACCACGCCGCCGGGTTCTACGACAAGTACGCCGAGGGCGCGGCGTACGGGCCGTTCGTCGACGGCGACCGGTACGTCGTCGAGCGCGAGCGCAACCACCGGACGGCCGCGGCGTTCCTCCGGAGCGACGCGCTGTTCGACGTGGCGCTGGGCGCGGCCGTCGAGGACGAGCTATCGGCGGGCTACGACGTGCTCGTCGGCGACGAGGTGGCCGAGCTGGCCGACGCCTACGGGCGGGAGCTCGCGCGTTACTTCTCGCCCAGTCCGTGA
- a CDS encoding UDP-N-acetylglucosamine 2-epimerase has translation MDADPTVYEDRLDAQLAGEDFAVAVVTATKPDFYKQAPVVAAASDRGLPAFVIHTGQHYDDVLGHGLREYGLEEHVAADLGIRGDLSQKTAQTMLAVKDLAERLDEYDTTVLPVVHGDTHAAGIFPQAWLFATNQLVAHNEAGLRSMAPDYGTVTDPEALVADQWEGEWSVERSEPFPEQYDTFVGSAASIYQFAPVELNREHLLNEGYPASVGGRERIPVVGNSVVDAIDMKADHDGESVFDVYPVLEERDDWIRVDIHRRANLLPGRFTALVEGVVDLVEDGYNVNFVELTATREALENYGYREKLERLADERENFLFTGLWKKHAHVYEFLRSGRCFAELTDSGSMQEELNHIDEAVCLTARFTTDRPETVFDAQTNLLVPPVSGDVVHDTVEYVAETPAVREAIATGDHLYGERVGERIVDFLAERRDAGVFEWADERLGFDAGGDRAFDYL, from the coding sequence ATGGACGCCGACCCGACGGTGTACGAGGACCGCCTCGACGCCCAGCTGGCGGGCGAGGACTTTGCCGTCGCCGTCGTGACCGCGACGAAGCCCGACTTCTACAAGCAAGCACCCGTCGTGGCCGCGGCGAGCGACCGCGGCCTCCCCGCGTTCGTGATCCACACCGGGCAGCACTACGACGACGTGCTCGGCCACGGCCTCCGGGAGTACGGCCTGGAGGAGCACGTCGCCGCCGACCTGGGGATCCGGGGGGACCTCAGCCAGAAGACCGCCCAGACCATGCTCGCGGTCAAGGATCTCGCCGAGCGCTTAGACGAGTACGACACGACCGTGCTGCCGGTCGTCCACGGCGACACGCACGCCGCCGGGATCTTCCCGCAGGCGTGGCTGTTCGCCACCAACCAGCTGGTCGCGCACAACGAGGCCGGCCTCCGGAGCATGGCCCCAGACTACGGGACGGTGACCGACCCCGAGGCGCTCGTCGCCGACCAGTGGGAGGGTGAGTGGAGCGTCGAGCGCTCCGAGCCGTTCCCGGAGCAGTACGACACCTTCGTCGGCTCGGCCGCCTCGATCTACCAGTTCGCGCCGGTCGAACTGAATCGGGAGCACCTTCTCAACGAGGGGTACCCGGCGTCCGTCGGCGGCCGGGAACGCATTCCCGTCGTCGGCAACTCGGTGGTCGACGCCATCGACATGAAGGCCGACCACGACGGCGAGAGCGTCTTCGACGTCTACCCCGTGCTGGAGGAGCGCGACGACTGGATCCGGGTCGACATCCACCGCCGGGCGAACCTGCTCCCGGGCCGCTTCACGGCGCTGGTCGAGGGGGTCGTCGACCTCGTCGAGGACGGCTACAACGTCAACTTCGTCGAACTGACGGCGACCCGGGAGGCGCTGGAGAACTACGGCTACCGGGAGAAACTGGAGCGGCTGGCCGACGAGCGCGAGAACTTCCTCTTCACCGGGCTGTGGAAGAAACACGCCCACGTCTACGAGTTTCTCCGGTCGGGCCGGTGTTTCGCGGAGCTGACCGACTCGGGGAGCATGCAGGAGGAACTCAACCACATCGACGAGGCGGTCTGTCTGACGGCGCGGTTCACCACCGACCGCCCCGAGACGGTGTTCGACGCCCAAACGAACCTGCTCGTGCCGCCGGTGTCCGGCGACGTGGTGCACGACACTGTCGAGTACGTCGCCGAGACGCCCGCGGTCCGCGAGGCGATCGCGACCGGCGACCACCTCTACGGCGAGCGCGTCGGCGAGCGGATCGTCGACTTCCTCGCGGAGCGCCGCGACGCGGGCGTCTTCGAGTGGGCCGACGAGCGACTGGGCTTCGACGCCGGCGGCGACCGGGCGTTCGACTACCTCTGA